The following coding sequences lie in one Carassius gibelio isolate Cgi1373 ecotype wild population from Czech Republic chromosome A17, carGib1.2-hapl.c, whole genome shotgun sequence genomic window:
- the LOC128031562 gene encoding ovarian cancer G-protein coupled receptor 1-like translates to MNMSEEQINCTISYEIHQYLFSVAYILVLLVGLPANTYSLYHAWLQLKARNELGVYLLNLTISDLLYLASLPLWLKYIFQGDNWSSSEWLCQLSGFLLYENVYVSIGFLCCISIDRYLAVVYPFHFKAFRSVRAASLVSVVVWLKELAVGMVFFWHKELSRDRNNQSVCFEHYPMKTWEYPINYYRFHIGFLFPLGILSVSYFRVLRAVGKSAGTQTAQKTRIKYLVTSTIVIFLVCFSPYHIFLLVRTIFERDCDFIENIFNYYHFSLLLTSFNCVADPALYCFISESAQKSIQRAQEACTRVLCCCSKSHGRFNTHSTELAAANENVTGTSVVTFLQQIKTDV, encoded by the coding sequence ATGAACATGTCTGAGGAGCAAATAAACTGCACTATAAGCTACGAGATTCACCAGTACCTGTTTTCGGTTGCGTACATCCTTGTCCTGCTAGTGGGTCTTCCTGCCAATACTTACTCGCTCTACCATGCCTGGCTGCAACTGAAAGCCCGAAATGAGCTGGGGGTCTACTTGTTAAACCTGACCATATCCGATCTGCTGTACCTGGCCTCCCTGCCCCTCTGGCTCAAGTATATCTTCCAAGGGGACAACTGGAGCAGCTCTGAGTGGCTCTGCCAACTGTCTGGTTTCCTGCTCTACGAGAACGTCTATGTCAGCATTGGTTTTCTGTGCTGTATCTCCATTGACCGGTACCTGGCAGTGGTCTACCCTTTCCACTTCAAGGCATTCCGATCGGTACGAGCAGCATCGCTGGTCAGTGTGGTGGTCTGGCTCAAAGAGCTTGCCGTAGGAATGGTGTTCTTCTGGCACAAGGAGCTCAGCAGAGACAGGAACAACCAATCTGTGTGCTTTGAGCACTACCCCATGAAGACATGGGAGTACCCAATAAACTACTACCGCTTTCACATAGGTTTCCTGTTCCCTTTAGGAATCCTCTCTGTGTCGTACTTTCGAGTCCTCCGAGCAGTGGGCAAGAGTGCAGGCACACAGACTGCCCAGAAAACTCGCATCAAGTACCTGGTGACCAGCACCATCGTCATCTTCCTGGTTTGCTTCTCACCATACCACATCTTTCTGCTGGTACGCACCATATTTGAGCGGGACTGCGACTTCATTGAGAACATTTTCAACTACTACCACTTCTCTCTGTTGCTTACTAGTTTTAACTGCGTGGCGGATCCAGCGCTCTATTGTTTTATCAGTGAGAGTGCCCAAAAGAGTATCCAGAGGGCTCAGGAAGCTTGTACTCGGGTCTTATGCTGTTGCTCAAAAAGTCATGGAAGGTTCAACACACACTCTACCGAGCTTGCAGCCGCCAATGAAAATGTTACAGGTACCTCAGTAGTGACTTTCTTGCAGCAGATCAAAACTGATGTTTGA